From the genome of Candidatus Neomarinimicrobiota bacterium, one region includes:
- a CDS encoding questin oxidase family protein yields MPGAYDEALQILAGLSPEYGEAQANAGPVVAAALMALDQPNAVVPWVQDYRGRLEPMPGAKQPLTRDNWRSALGDMTRIGDWVSFFQRELRQAPWAVVLRDWVLRLAPGIAGAAGHGFIRTAQAIRNLALEETDLRRGELARGMGYWAARFLRLPGILGSPTAGSLLPVEALARIKWQYKKRPRRFKQIGEGLQGLSGFSPFAGVINLVKIPAEPPELISQTTEAMARVFLAHSHDPIKIIPFILAVAVPSALRDVIRYVGPEGVSALLRYGWQFAGAMYAIYGRANPIETWEQPSEDRQQLAEQAVATGSEYAIIFSDVCLREYAVHSQPVYLAAAWEAVARLSPPSQDKSSGDTQE; encoded by the coding sequence TTGCCCGGTGCTTACGATGAGGCCCTGCAAATTCTGGCGGGATTGAGTCCCGAGTACGGCGAGGCGCAGGCCAATGCTGGCCCGGTGGTGGCCGCCGCCCTGATGGCATTGGACCAGCCCAATGCCGTGGTTCCCTGGGTGCAAGACTATCGGGGCCGCCTGGAACCGATGCCGGGAGCGAAACAACCTCTTACGCGCGACAACTGGCGGTCGGCGCTAGGGGATATGACCAGGATCGGTGACTGGGTGTCCTTTTTCCAGCGTGAGTTGCGGCAAGCGCCCTGGGCGGTAGTCCTGCGGGACTGGGTACTACGCCTGGCGCCAGGGATAGCCGGTGCCGCCGGCCACGGGTTCATCCGGACAGCACAGGCGATCCGGAACCTGGCTCTCGAGGAGACGGACCTGCGCCGGGGCGAGCTGGCGCGAGGCATGGGTTACTGGGCGGCGCGCTTTTTGAGGCTACCAGGAATTCTCGGCAGCCCCACTGCCGGCAGCTTGTTACCGGTGGAGGCACTAGCGCGGATTAAATGGCAGTATAAAAAGCGCCCCCGCAGATTCAAACAGATCGGCGAGGGGCTGCAGGGTCTCAGTGGATTTTCCCCCTTCGCCGGGGTCATCAACCTGGTGAAAATCCCGGCTGAGCCTCCGGAACTCATCTCCCAGACTACCGAGGCCATGGCGCGGGTATTTCTGGCTCACAGCCATGATCCCATTAAAATAATTCCCTTCATACTGGCTGTAGCGGTTCCCAGTGCCCTGCGCGACGTCATCCGGTACGTGGGGCCGGAGGGGGTTTCCGCTCTGCTGCGGTATGGCTGGCAGTTTGCCGGGGCCATGTATGCCATCTATGGCCGGGCCAATCCCATCGAGACCTGGGAACAACCCAGCGAAGACCGGCAGCAGCTGGCGGAGCAGGCGGTCGCCACCGGGAGCGAGTATGCCATCATTTTCAGCGACGTTTGCCTGCGCGAATACGCCGTTCATTCTCAGCCCGTATACCTGGCTGCCGCCTGGGAGGCGGTGGCACGTCTGTCACCCCCTAGCCAGGACAAATCCAGCGGCGACACCCAGGAATAA
- a CDS encoding GNAT family N-acetyltransferase: MREEDIPQYQTKRVRLIPLTDKWVEQLIEWRAQPEAQQHQPITALGREQLRRYIQSKKAKKAFDLEQNDYILIIEDEETGVGVGWMTLEIASRVHGLARIGYTISAEHWGQGYATAAVKSIVYLLFSQTPVERIEADCSVNNPASRRVLEKCGFRYVGTKRKYLVIQGQRVDHHNFELCKEDVTSS, encoded by the coding sequence ATGAGAGAAGAGGACATTCCTCAGTATCAAACCAAGCGGGTGCGTTTAATTCCGCTCACTGATAAGTGGGTGGAGCAGCTAATTGAGTGGCGGGCGCAGCCGGAGGCCCAGCAGCACCAGCCGATCACAGCGCTGGGGCGGGAGCAGCTGCGCCGGTACATTCAATCCAAGAAGGCGAAAAAAGCATTTGATCTGGAGCAGAATGACTATATTCTGATCATTGAGGACGAAGAGACCGGCGTGGGGGTGGGTTGGATGACGCTGGAAATCGCATCCCGCGTGCACGGCCTGGCCCGCATCGGATACACCATCAGCGCGGAGCACTGGGGGCAGGGATATGCCACCGCGGCCGTGAAAAGCATTGTCTACCTGCTATTCAGCCAGACGCCGGTTGAACGCATCGAGGCAGACTGCTCGGTCAACAATCCGGCTTCCCGACGGGTGCTGGAGAAATGCGGCTTCCGATACGTGGGCACCAAACGGAAATATCTCGTTATCCAGGGCCAACGTGTCGACCATCACAACTTCGAGTTATGCAAGGAGGATGTCACTAGCTCGTAA
- a CDS encoding HAD family hydrolase, translated as MTHPVPGKIRAVIFDMDGVVVDSEPLYQRAEERLFREYGVSIPQADWQLFRGCTEERFYQLTRDRYGIREPVEILRRKGRQYVLAAFEAELDYKDGFFELQAQLKGRYRLGLVTSTPGEIFSWMEQKLGLRQYFQEVVYGGMTANSKPHPEPYLEMMRRLGVAPREAVVVEDSINGLKSALSSGAWTIALTGTVPREDMPRAHAVVDSLGEITPALLEGFAQGPDII; from the coding sequence GTGACTCATCCTGTACCGGGCAAGATCAGAGCGGTTATCTTCGACATGGACGGGGTGGTGGTGGACTCCGAGCCCCTGTACCAGCGGGCGGAGGAGCGGCTTTTCCGGGAGTATGGCGTCAGCATCCCGCAGGCTGACTGGCAGCTTTTCCGGGGCTGCACCGAGGAGCGCTTCTACCAGCTGACCCGGGACCGCTATGGCATCAGGGAGCCGGTGGAGATCCTACGCCGGAAGGGCCGGCAGTACGTCCTCGCGGCGTTCGAGGCGGAACTGGATTACAAAGATGGGTTCTTCGAGCTTCAAGCACAGCTTAAGGGGCGCTATCGCCTGGGACTGGTTACCTCCACCCCGGGCGAAATCTTTTCGTGGATGGAGCAGAAGCTGGGCTTGAGGCAATACTTCCAGGAGGTGGTTTATGGCGGCATGACCGCTAACAGCAAGCCGCATCCCGAGCCCTACCTGGAGATGATGCGCCGCCTGGGGGTAGCGCCCAGGGAAGCGGTGGTGGTGGAGGACTCCATCAACGGTCTCAAGTCGGCCCTTTCGTCCGGTGCCTGGACAATCGCCCTGACCGGAACGGTCCCCCGGGAGGACATGCCCCGGGCTCACGCGGTGGTGGACTCGCTGGGGGAGATCACACCGGCACTGCTGGAGGGGTTCGCCCAGGGACCTGACATTATCTAA
- a CDS encoding tRNA-binding protein, whose product MDKTITLDDFAALDLRVGTILEARPAPKTRKPAYHLKIDFGELGQRTSSAQITDHYQPEELVGRQVIAVVNFPPKRIGDFESQVLVLGVYESGGAVRLLQPDRAIENGARLK is encoded by the coding sequence ATGGATAAGACGATCACACTTGATGACTTTGCAGCGCTAGACCTCCGGGTGGGAACGATTCTGGAGGCCCGTCCGGCACCGAAGACCCGCAAGCCCGCTTATCACCTGAAGATCGATTTCGGCGAGCTGGGTCAGCGGACCTCCAGCGCGCAGATTACCGACCACTATCAGCCTGAGGAGCTGGTGGGGCGGCAGGTGATTGCCGTGGTCAACTTCCCGCCCAAGCGGATCGGGGATTTCGAGAGCCAGGTGCTGGTGCTAGGTGTGTACGAGTCCGGCGGCGCGGTGCGCCTGCTGCAGCCCGACAGGGCTATCGAGAACGGAGCCCGCCTGAAGTGA
- a CDS encoding TlpA family protein disulfide reductase: MIRFLSPHQPWPYALLVAVGLAGCGPATTPITLERATAANILQKVAAHQGREAVLVNFWATWCAPCVEEFPLIVDLDRHYRRQGLATYFVSVDWLDQTGRVTAFLERQGVAGLTFIKDEKDNPFIDGIAREWSGAIPFTIVYGRQSGAVVDLWEGKAPQEKFEAAIQAALLH; this comes from the coding sequence ATGATTCGGTTCTTATCGCCTCACCAACCGTGGCCCTATGCGCTATTGGTGGCGGTTGGGCTGGCCGGCTGCGGCCCGGCTACCACTCCCATTACCCTTGAGCGGGCGACAGCTGCGAACATCCTTCAGAAAGTGGCCGCGCACCAGGGCCGGGAAGCGGTACTGGTCAACTTCTGGGCCACCTGGTGCGCCCCCTGCGTGGAAGAATTCCCCCTGATCGTCGACCTGGATCGCCACTATCGCCGCCAAGGTCTGGCAACCTACTTCGTCAGCGTTGATTGGCTGGATCAGACCGGACGGGTAACCGCCTTCCTTGAGCGCCAGGGAGTAGCTGGCCTGACCTTCATCAAGGATGAAAAGGATAATCCCTTCATCGACGGAATTGCCCGGGAATGGTCTGGGGCCATTCCCTTTACCATCGTCTATGGCCGGCAGTCCGGGGCGGTGGTGGATCTCTGGGAAGGAAAGGCCCCCCAGGAAAAATTTGAGGCCGCCATTCAGGCTGCCCTGTTGCACTAA
- a CDS encoding thioredoxin family protein, whose protein sequence is MRLPLKVLPVVLLLVSGIFGKELALGSGIPLADSTMLDVSGKRLSLSDIAGPEGLVVIFSCNTCPWVHAWEGRYVQLAGTYVPKGFGFVAVNSNKAYRNKGDGYADMQARAKDKGYNFYYTLDKDSRLAIAFGATHTPHVFLFDADGKLVYRGAIDDNSKHPEQVEEAYLADALDACLADKPVKKATTKALGCTIKFQD, encoded by the coding sequence ATGAGATTGCCCCTGAAAGTACTACCTGTTGTTCTACTGCTGGTTTCCGGTATCTTCGGGAAGGAGCTGGCGCTGGGCTCCGGCATCCCCCTGGCTGACTCTACGATGCTGGATGTGAGCGGCAAGCGGCTGAGCTTGAGTGATATCGCCGGCCCTGAAGGCCTGGTGGTGATATTCTCCTGCAACACCTGCCCCTGGGTGCATGCCTGGGAGGGGCGCTACGTGCAGCTGGCCGGCACCTACGTGCCCAAGGGTTTCGGCTTCGTGGCTGTCAATTCCAACAAGGCCTACCGGAATAAAGGCGACGGCTACGCCGACATGCAGGCCCGCGCTAAAGATAAGGGCTACAACTTCTACTACACCTTGGATAAGGATTCCCGGCTGGCCATCGCCTTCGGCGCCACCCACACCCCCCACGTCTTCCTGTTTGACGCTGACGGCAAATTGGTCTACCGGGGGGCCATTGACGACAATTCCAAGCACCCCGAGCAGGTGGAAGAGGCCTACCTGGCCGATGCCTTGGATGCCTGCCTGGCTGATAAGCCCGTCAAGAAGGCCACTACCAAAGCCCTCGGCTGCACCATCAAGTTCCAGGACTGA